The Etheostoma cragini isolate CJK2018 unplaced genomic scaffold, CSU_Ecrag_1.0 ScbMSFa_3783, whole genome shotgun sequence genomic sequence tggtccctaatactgtatctgaagtctctttatatagaccttagtggtccctaatactgtatctggagtctcttttatgtagaccctAACCCTGAGACTAACCTTCCCCCTCCAGTCTCTGCCGCTGGACTTCTTCTTCGTGGACCTCCGAGCGCCGCTCCATTTCGAAGCTCTCCTTCTCGGCCAGGAAGTCTCGCAGGCGGCTCTCGATGTCCTGGCTGCGGCGGCGCAGGCTCTCCTCCTGATGGAGGATCCGCTGCTGCACCTCCTCCGACTCCTTGCGCTGACTCTCCACCTCCTGCTGCAGGCGCTCCAGCTCCGCCTTCTCGCTCTGGTGCTTCGCCTCCATCTCGTTGATCAGCCTCCTACGACAGCAACGACATCAATGGATACAGTGGCGTGGGCCTCCACaatatatttatgtaatatatatcaatatattagGGTTTttttaggacaatgcacattaatcaacatttctgtaaattattcttatattttattcctattctTATTactatttcatgtatatttcatgtatatttcatgtatgcatgtatattgtatcctagtatttcattagtatttatattctgtgctgtgtgactgattttgctgctgtaacactgtaatttccccttttatTGGGATTATTAAATATGTCTTCCATTCAGGAAGGAGGTGGGATCAAATATAACTGAACGTCCGGCAGttcttttattatctttttattatttgatactCTATAATTTAACTCTGGGACCTTTTCAGCTCCAGTTTCTCCAGCTCTTCTCGCTGTTGTCTCTCAAACTCCagcctgtaaacacaaacaccttcatcagagagagagagagacagacagagacacaga encodes the following:
- the LOC117940934 gene encoding kinesin-like protein KIF16B; the protein is MEAKHQSEKAELERLQQEVESQRKESEEVQQRILHQEESLRRRSQDIESRLRDFLAEKESFEMERRSEVHEEEVQRQRLEGE